The DNA sequence GCTTAATAAAAAAAGGTTCGGAGAATATTGCCGATAAAACTACCGAAATGCCAACAATGATTATAAAATGTTTTCGCCATTTGTATATTGTTCCAATAATGGCAATACTGTTAAATTTATTTTCCATGATAATTTTTATGTTTATGGTTTTTGTTTTTCAATAATAATAATTACTATAATACTGACTAATAAAGTGCAAAAAGTGGTAAGTGCTGTGAGCAGCCATCGTATGGGATATGATGCTTTTTCGGGTTTCAGTGCTTTTTCGATTATAAACTTCTGTGGAATATTTTGCTCGGCATCAATTTTTGCTTCCTGATATTTAAGTTTTAAATCACTTAATTTTTCTTTGTCATAAATTACTTCATCTCTCAATGAAACATATTTTCCTCCATATTTCGCAAGCACTTGTAATTTTTCTTCAAGTATTTTAGCACCAGAATTGTTGTTTCTTGCTGTTGCTGCACTCATTTGATCTGTTATGACTTCGGCTTGTTTTTCGTATTCAAGAACACCCAATCCTCTTAATTTATTTAGCGAATCTTCCAAATCTTTAATGTGTTTTTCGAAAAGGTCATATTCATTCTTAACTATATTAAATCCTATTTTTGCTCTTTCTTTTTGTGTTTTATTTATAATAGTATCGAATGAATTTGTGATTTCGTTTGCAATATCGGCTGCAGTTTGGGGGTTGCAATCAAGTACGTCTATTTCAACAGCCATATATTCATTTTTTTTGAAAGTAATCAGTTTTTTATATTTATTGTAAAGTTTTGTATATGGGTATCTTGAATTGAAATTGATATCGTAATGCTCCATCAGGTTGAATTTATTTATAATTCGGTCCCTTACTTCACTTGAATTAAGTATTTGCAGCATTTGTTCTACTTTTTCATCGCTGCCGAATTCCATGATATCCTCTTTGCTTGTTGGGTTTATACTTATTAATGCTTTGGAAATTGAATTTGTTGAACAGGGCAAGAGTATAACGGTTGCTTTATATTTTGGTTTTATAAGAAATGTGCCGGAATATGAAATGATTAAAGTTACACTTATTAATATCAGCAGAATTTTTCGCCACTTGTTAACAACTTTGAAAAGATTTTCGGAATCAAAATAATTCATTGCCGGTTCATTTATTGTTTTTGAAGTTTTTTGCAAAGTTAGAAAAATATTTAAAAAATAAAATTATCTGTTAAGCACTTCAAAAACTGAAAATTGAGTTTTTGTAGATACCTTTTTGTTTCATAATGTATCGTGAGCTCAAAATTAAAACAATAGATAATTAAAAAAAGATAATTATTTTATTTTGGTGATATTTTTAATGTCAACCATATTTAAGTATGTTGTAAATCGCTTTTATACTTATTATTCTAATTGCAAATGCGAGGATAAAACAGGAAATAATCATAATGCAGAAATTGACAAACCATTTGAAATGCAAATAATTTTTTGAAGCGTAATTTATTATAAATATTCCGATAATAAATATGAGTAATAGACCAAGTAACTTATAATTTATTTTAAAACGGAAAATTTTTTGTACATAAAAAACCTGCGTTGTGGCAACCAGAAATTGGGTTGTTAAGCTTGCAAGCGCCGAACCTATTGCCTGATACCGCGGAATAAGAAATATATTTAAAGTTATATTTATAATCATTCCGCACCCCGCAATAATGTTAAGTTGTTTTAAATTTTTATTTGCCGTAAGCAATGTGCTGAAAATATACATTGTTGAAATGCATATAAAGCAACCCATTAAAATAGAAAATATCACCGACGATTGGTGTATCCGTATGTTATATATTTCTGCTATTTCGAATTTTTGTTTAGGATACAAAAGCATCATGATTTCTTTATTATAGAAAAAAGAACCTGCGGCTATTATCAATGCAGGAACAATAAGCAAAGTATAAGATAACTTTACCATATCTTCAACATTATCTTTAAACTTCAGCATTCTTGCATAAATAGGCAATAGCATGCCTGCAAACAAAAATGCAATCATATTTGTTCCGTCAAGCAAACGATATGCAGAAGCGTAAACTCCTGACTGTTCTGCTCCATTAGGCAGCATTCTTTCAAGCATAACTGTATCAATTCTATTGTAGAAAGTCATTAGTAATACAAGAATTGCGAAAGGAAAGCTATGTCTTATTATCATTAGCGAAAATGGAAAATTCCATTTTAGTTTCAGGAATTTTGATTTTGCTTTTCTGAAAACAATAATCATTGCAATTATTGCTGTTACCAAATATCCGAAAGTAATTATTGCAGCATATATTCCGATTGTAAACTTTATCGGAAGATTTCCCCATAAAAATAAAGCACAAATGGGTATCATAATTAATCTGTCGAGAATGGAAATAAAACTATCAATTTTGAATAAATGCAGTCCCGAAAGATTTGAACGGAGATACATTATAAAAGAAATTAAAAATTGCTGAAATGCAAGTAAAATCAAAAAGAGCAAGTGGTCAAAGGAATATTTTATGAAATACGCACAAATAAAAGTTATTATCAGATAAATAATACCGAGAATAAGTTTTAATACAATAATGCTTGAAAGATGCTTGCGTAACAAATGATTATTCTGCGCAATATTAATATTATTGAAATTAATTATTCCGAAATCAAGAAGAATATTAAAAAGAAATGAGAAATTTAATACGGCAAAATAAAAACCATAGTCGGCAACTCCAACCTGATTCTGCACTACTCTGTCAAACCCAAAAATCCAAATTGGTTTTATCAGCAGGTTTAGAAATAGAATTAAACTTATATTCTTTATAAATTTTTTATGCATAAAACTTGAAGTGCAAATGTATCAATTTTAGAAAATATTAGCCATAAATTCACAGATTTAAAAGCAAATAATTTTAAATCTGTGGCTAATTTATGACTTTGTATACATACGCCAATATATAAAACAATTTTTTTTGTAAATAACAAATTTTAACTTTGTTGATTATTAAAAAAACTTTAAATATATATTGTTTATTGTAATTGTTAAAAAATAAATGAAAATTGCTGTAAATACCCGACTTTTAATAAAAAACAAGCTTGACGGCATAGGTTGGTTTTCGTATGAAACGCTGAAAAGAATTACTCAGCAGCATCCCGAACATGAATTTTATTTCATTTTTGACCGGCAACATAGCAGTGAGTTTATTTTTGCAGAAAATATCAAGCCAGTTATTATTGGACCTCCCGCCCGTCACCCATTTCTTTATGTTATTTGGTTTGAATATTCAATTAACAGAATTTTAAGAAAAATCAAACCCGATGTATTTCTTTCTCCCGATGGTTTTGTTTCTCTTTCGTCTCAGGTGAAAACCATAAGCGTAATACATGATATTAATTTTGAACATCTGCCCGAGCATTTACCTTTTTTAACAAGAACTTATTATAGGTTTTTTTTCCGCAGGTTTGCACGAAAATCAAAACGTATAGCAACAGTTTCGGAATTTTCAAAAAATGACATAGTTGAACTTTATAAAATAAATCCCGATAAAATTGATGTCGTTTATAACGGTTCAAACGAAATTTATAATCCACTTTTTGAAGTTGAAAAAAAGGTAGTACGCGAAAAATATACTGATAATTCTCCATATTTCGTTTTTATAAGCTCAATACAGCCGAGAAAAAATCTTATTAATCTTTTTAAAGCATTTGAAATTTTCAAGGAAGAATACAGTTCGGATATAAAACTATTGGTGATTGGTGAAAAGCAATGGTGGACAAAAAAAACAAATACTGTTTTTGATGAAATGAAACACAAAAATGATGTGATTTTTTGTGGTTGGCTCTTGCCAAACGAATTAAAAAATGTTCTTGGTGCCGCTCTCGCTCTCACTTACGTTTCATATTTCGAGGGATTCGGAATTCCGATAGTTGAAGCAATGTATTGCGATACTCCTGTGATAACTTCAAACTGCACGTCAATGCCCGAAATTGCAGGCGATGCCGCACTTCTTGTTGACCCGTTTTCTCCCAAATCAATTTGCGATGCAATGCTGAAAATAGCTAAAGATAAAAGTGTAAGCGCAGATTTAATAAAAAAAGGACAAATTCGCCGTCAGAGTTTTTCATGGCAAAAAACTGCCGACCTGCTGTGGAATTGTGTTATTAAAGCTGTTAATAGTTAATGGTTTGTTCTTCTTATCGGATATCTCGAATAATTTAATTCCAAAATCGCAAATCCTAAATCCTAAATTTATTCTATTGACAATTTACCTACGAGTTCGTTTATGGAATTTATTTTATGTTTACTTAAATAATTTTCAATTCCTTTTATGACTTTTAAGCTTGTTTGCGGGTCAATAAAATTTGCCGTGCCGATTTGAATTGCGGTAGCACCGGCAAGAAAAAATTCAATTGCATCGGCAGCATTCATTATTCCACCTAATCCGATTATCGGAATTTTTACTGCTTTATATGTTTGCCAAACCATTCGCAATGCAATTGGTTTTATACACGGACCCGATAATCCTCCTGTAACAGTTGATAATACGGGCTTGCGGATTTCGGCATCAATTGCCATACCAAGCAATGTATTGATTAATGAAACTGCATCAGCACCTTCAGCTTCAACTGCACGTGCTATTTCGGTGATGTCTGTTACATTAGGGGAAAGCTTAACGATAAGAATTTTTTTATATGTTTTACGTATTGCTTTAGTAACTTCGGCTGCCGATTTGCAACTTGTTCCGAAAGCCATTCCGCCTTGCTTTACATTCGGGCATGAAATGTTTAATTCAATTGCAGGGATTTTTTCAAGAGCATTTAATTTTTCAGCCACTGCAGTATAATCTTCAATTGTAGAGCCGGAAACATTAACAATAATATTTGTATTTAAATCTTTTATTATAGGGTAAGTGGTTTTAATAAAATAATCAATGCCTTTGTTTTGAAGCCCTACTGCATTCAGCATTCCCGATGCTGTTTCGTGCACCCGCGGATAAGCGTTTCCTTCGCGGCTTTTCAAGGTCGTTCCTTTTGTAATAAAACCACCTAATTTATTCAAGGCAATGAAATCTTCAAATTCCTCACCATATCCGAATGTGCCCGATGCAGTGAGAACAGGATTTTTGAACAATAATTTTTTTATGTTAATGCTTAAATCTGCCATGTTAAATCATTTATGTTAAAAACAGGACCTTCGGTGCAAACACATTGGTTTCCTTTTTTTGTTTCAACTACGCAACATAAACATGCACCTATTCCGCATGCCATGATGTTTTCGAGTGAAACTTCACATTCGGTATTTTTTTCTTTTGCGATTTTTGCAACAGCTTTAAGCATTGGAGCTGGACCGCAAGCATATATTTTGTCGAAATTATTTTTTAAAACTGAATTTTGTGTGAGCAGTCCTCTTTCGCATAAAGAGCCGTTTTCAGTAGAAATATAAACCTTTCCGTATTTTTTAAACTCTTTAATTTTAATTATATCTTCTTTGCTTCGTCCTCCGAGCAAAACATGAATTTCGTTATTATTTTCATTCAAACGTTTTGATAAATACAGCAATGGTGCTATTCCACAGCCCCCGCCAATCAATAAAACTTTTTTATTTTTTACCAGATTAA is a window from the Bacteroidales bacterium genome containing:
- a CDS encoding dihydroorotate dehydrogenase electron transfer subunit; translated protein: MKYIKDFKILKNITISDDTFVLELQLRQKLPIIFPGQFVEVLINKSKNTFLRRPFSIHDVNTSKNTISLFIKKVGEGTEALSKYKVGDIVNIIFPLGKGFNLVKNKKVLLIGGGCGIAPLLYLSKRLNENNNEIHVLLGGRSKEDIIKIKEFKKYGKVYISTENGSLCERGLLTQNSVLKNNFDKIYACGPAPMLKAVAKIAKEKNTECEVSLENIMACGIGACLCCVVETKKGNQCVCTEGPVFNINDLTWQI
- a CDS encoding oligosaccharide flippase family protein → MHKKFIKNISLILFLNLLIKPIWIFGFDRVVQNQVGVADYGFYFAVLNFSFLFNILLDFGIINFNNINIAQNNHLLRKHLSSIIVLKLILGIIYLIITFICAYFIKYSFDHLLFLILLAFQQFLISFIMYLRSNLSGLHLFKIDSFISILDRLIMIPICALFLWGNLPIKFTIGIYAAIITFGYLVTAIIAMIIVFRKAKSKFLKLKWNFPFSLMIIRHSFPFAILVLLMTFYNRIDTVMLERMLPNGAEQSGVYASAYRLLDGTNMIAFLFAGMLLPIYARMLKFKDNVEDMVKLSYTLLIVPALIIAAGSFFYNKEIMMLLYPKQKFEIAEIYNIRIHQSSVIFSILMGCFICISTMYIFSTLLTANKNLKQLNIIAGCGMIINITLNIFLIPRYQAIGSALASLTTQFLVATTQVFYVQKIFRFKINYKLLGLLLIFIIGIFIINYASKNYLHFKWFVNFCIMIISCFILAFAIRIISIKAIYNILKYG
- a CDS encoding glycosyltransferase family 1 protein, whose protein sequence is MKIAVNTRLLIKNKLDGIGWFSYETLKRITQQHPEHEFYFIFDRQHSSEFIFAENIKPVIIGPPARHPFLYVIWFEYSINRILRKIKPDVFLSPDGFVSLSSQVKTISVIHDINFEHLPEHLPFLTRTYYRFFFRRFARKSKRIATVSEFSKNDIVELYKINPDKIDVVYNGSNEIYNPLFEVEKKVVREKYTDNSPYFVFISSIQPRKNLINLFKAFEIFKEEYSSDIKLLVIGEKQWWTKKTNTVFDEMKHKNDVIFCGWLLPNELKNVLGAALALTYVSYFEGFGIPIVEAMYCDTPVITSNCTSMPEIAGDAALLVDPFSPKSICDAMLKIAKDKSVSADLIKKGQIRRQSFSWQKTADLLWNCVIKAVNS
- a CDS encoding dihydroorotate dehydrogenase: MADLSINIKKLLFKNPVLTASGTFGYGEEFEDFIALNKLGGFITKGTTLKSREGNAYPRVHETASGMLNAVGLQNKGIDYFIKTTYPIIKDLNTNIIVNVSGSTIEDYTAVAEKLNALEKIPAIELNISCPNVKQGGMAFGTSCKSAAEVTKAIRKTYKKILIVKLSPNVTDITEIARAVEAEGADAVSLINTLLGMAIDAEIRKPVLSTVTGGLSGPCIKPIALRMVWQTYKAVKIPIIGLGGIMNAADAIEFFLAGATAIQIGTANFIDPQTSLKVIKGIENYLSKHKINSINELVGKLSIE
- a CDS encoding Wzz/FepE/Etk N-terminal domain-containing protein, whose amino-acid sequence is MNYFDSENLFKVVNKWRKILLILISVTLIISYSGTFLIKPKYKATVILLPCSTNSISKALISINPTSKEDIMEFGSDEKVEQMLQILNSSEVRDRIINKFNLMEHYDINFNSRYPYTKLYNKYKKLITFKKNEYMAVEIDVLDCNPQTAADIANEITNSFDTIINKTQKERAKIGFNIVKNEYDLFEKHIKDLEDSLNKLRGLGVLEYEKQAEVITDQMSAATARNNNSGAKILEEKLQVLAKYGGKYVSLRDEVIYDKEKLSDLKLKYQEAKIDAEQNIPQKFIIEKALKPEKASYPIRWLLTALTTFCTLLVSIIVIIIIEKQKP